CACGAGCTGACCAGGCTCACGGTGGACCACCCTGGCACGCTGACCATGGAGATCACCACGGTCGACCTGACCACACTCAGTGGTGAGGTCGCACTCGTCACCTCGGCCACCGTCGTCGAGAGCGCCTCCGGCCGGTACCTGGAGGTGCACGCCGTCAACCTCGAGGAGGTCGAGGTCGACGTGCGGATCTCCGGTACCGGTGGCACCGACACGCGGACGCTCGCACCGGGACGCGGTGTGCGCCGGCGGGTGCGCACCGGTGATCCCGATGCCCAGGCCACCGTGATCGCGCGGCCGAGGCCCTCGACCGGGCGGGACCGGCGGGTGTGGGTCACCCGTCTGCGACCCGCGTCCTCATGACCCGACCCGGGGCGGCGCGCCGCCACGACCCAGGAGAGAGTTGATCTGTGACCGACCGTTCGACCGCCCGCCCTCGCCGCATCATGCTGCGCTCCTCCTGGGCGACCGTCAACATCGGCGACGTGGCCCACTCACCGGGCGCGGCCACCGTCCTGCACGAGGCAGACCCCGGGGCGATCCTCACCCTCTGGGCGTCCCGGCTCGATGACCGCGAGCGGGCCATGTTCGCCGCGCACCAGCCGTGGCTGCGGGTCGTGGAGGGCAGTCTCGATGAGCAGGGCGCACCCAGCACGGCCGAGCTGGCGCAGGCGTGGCGGGAATCGGACCTGCTCGTGCACGGTTCGGGCAGCGGTCTGGTGGCGGCCCGGGACATGTACCGGTGGCAGCGCACCGGCCGCCCGTTCGGGATCTTCGGGATCAGCTACGACCCGTTCGGTCCCCTCACGCCGAGTACGCTCGCGCAGGCCCGCACACAGATCGACGCGCTGCCGGCGGACTACATGGACGAGCGGGACCGGGAGCTCTTCGCGGACTCGGCGTTCCTGTTCTGCAGGGATTCGCTCAGTCGGGCCTACCTGGAGAAGCAGGCCACGGGCGCGCGCTGCCTGGCCTGGGGGCCCGATGCCACCTTCGCGTACGCGCAGGGCGACGTCGAAGCGGCGCGCGCGCTCACCGCTTCGCTGGGCCTGCGACCGGGGTTCCTGGTCGCCGTGCCGCGATCGCGATACGCGCCGTACCACAGCATCTACGGGCGCACCCCGACCAAGCTGGACCACTACAAGCTCGCCGTGAACGCTGCGCACGACGACCAGGACATGGCGGTGCTCGCGGGTGCGATCACCGCATGGGTACGTGAGACCGGCCGGGACGTGCTCGTGGGTCCGGAGATGAGCTACGCGGTCGAGCTGGCAGCCGCTCACTTCCCGCGGATACTCGCCCGGGACGTCGCTGCACGGGTGCGGGTGCTGCCCGAGTACTGGGACCTGCCGACCGCGACGGCCGTGTACGAGCAGGCCGCCGCCGTGGTCTCGATGGATTGCCACTCTCCGATTCTCGCGACGGCGGTGGGAACGCCGTCGCTGTACCTGCGCCAACCCACCGAGACCGTCAAGGGGGCGATGTTCGCCGATCTGGGCATCGGCGAACGAGTGGTGGAGATCGAGTCGGCGGATGCG
Above is a window of Ruania suaedae DNA encoding:
- a CDS encoding polysaccharide pyruvyl transferase family protein, producing the protein MTDRSTARPRRIMLRSSWATVNIGDVAHSPGAATVLHEADPGAILTLWASRLDDRERAMFAAHQPWLRVVEGSLDEQGAPSTAELAQAWRESDLLVHGSGSGLVAARDMYRWQRTGRPFGIFGISYDPFGPLTPSTLAQARTQIDALPADYMDERDRELFADSAFLFCRDSLSRAYLEKQATGARCLAWGPDATFAYAQGDVEAARALTASLGLRPGFLVAVPRSRYAPYHSIYGRTPTKLDHYKLAVNAAHDDQDMAVLAGAITAWVRETGRDVLVGPEMSYAVELAAAHFPRILARDVAARVRVLPEYWDLPTATAVYEQAAAVVSMDCHSPILATAVGTPSLYLRQPTETVKGAMFADLGIGERVVEIESADAADRLAAGLEQLVADGGRPARETTMRVRDEARDQLVAMAAQAVSSADGS